The following coding sequences lie in one Lebetimonas sp. JH292 genomic window:
- a CDS encoding HIT domain-containing protein has product MDRLYAPWRREYHTKKQKECVFCNIAKSPEYDDENEVFYRDEICFFVMNRFPYNPGHFMIIPNRHVGEYENLNELEVTYIAKMAQIGCKILKDFGADGINMGWNLGFDAGAGIPGHIHLHLVPRFKRDTNMMTTVFETRVYSADFDKIYKEIKKISKKYL; this is encoded by the coding sequence ATGGATAGACTTTATGCTCCCTGGAGAAGAGAATACCATACTAAAAAACAAAAAGAATGCGTATTTTGTAATATTGCAAAATCTCCAGAATATGATGATGAAAATGAGGTATTTTACAGAGATGAAATATGCTTCTTTGTAATGAACAGGTTTCCTTATAATCCGGGGCATTTTATGATAATTCCAAACAGACATGTTGGAGAATATGAAAATTTAAATGAATTAGAAGTAACATACATTGCGAAAATGGCTCAAATTGGATGTAAAATTCTAAAAGATTTTGGAGCGGATGGAATAAATATGGGATGGAATTTGGGATTTGACGCAGGGGCCGGAATTCCAGGGCATATACATCTGCATTTGGTCCCAAGGTTTAAAAGAGATACAAATATGATGACAACTGTTTTTGAAACCAGGGTTTACAGTGCAGATTTTGATAAAATATACAAAGA